A window of Marinilabiliales bacterium contains these coding sequences:
- a CDS encoding TlpA family protein disulfide reductase, protein MKKLPALLIITVCMAFISCSGPGTDRGDQIIVAGKIDGLDQGTISVRRDDVLATADIHPDGSFHLPFSYYANYYFQFRVADQGFWLYLDPGDSIYISAHIDDFSNTFSASGDKSVEAEFMVRKEPLDFGPEVQVMSAGLDEYFEKKNEFLTPLIELVNELEKQNNLDPDFLKLEKAYIELRSLQLDLNFPMSYRMRNNIDRDAPIDFPEEETKQRLESLDYSDPLLLRFGVFRNFANRKVHELRQQMMHGINPGEIGPDSSMIYTVLAADSLFVPEIRDFMIYDMLRANIGFSGPVGARRSVELFTSMNKNPYYTERLNEAMAQWDMLSPGSLVPDFTFTDIDGNSVRLSDLSGKLIYIDIWATWCGPCIAEHPHWDRLIEKYGDNDIAFLAISIDESPAPWEKMVREKEMKGYNWYAENAWQSEIATHFLIRGIPRFILLDRERRIIDPNAGRPSGNISELLDQHI, encoded by the coding sequence ATGAAAAAATTACCTGCCCTTCTGATTATTACAGTCTGCATGGCCTTCATCTCATGCAGCGGTCCCGGCACAGACCGGGGTGACCAGATAATTGTTGCCGGAAAGATCGACGGACTTGACCAGGGAACCATCTCCGTCAGGAGAGACGATGTACTGGCAACTGCCGATATACATCCTGACGGCTCTTTTCACCTGCCCTTCAGTTATTATGCCAACTATTATTTCCAGTTCAGGGTTGCCGACCAGGGATTCTGGCTGTACCTGGATCCGGGCGACAGCATCTATATTTCGGCCCATATAGATGATTTCAGCAATACATTCAGCGCATCGGGCGATAAATCGGTCGAAGCTGAATTCATGGTAAGAAAAGAGCCACTTGACTTTGGACCCGAAGTGCAGGTTATGTCGGCCGGCCTGGATGAATATTTTGAGAAGAAAAATGAGTTCCTGACCCCGCTGATAGAACTGGTGAACGAACTTGAAAAACAGAATAACTTGGATCCCGATTTTCTGAAACTTGAAAAGGCTTACATCGAGCTGCGATCACTTCAGCTGGATCTGAATTTTCCGATGAGCTACAGGATGCGTAACAATATAGACCGTGATGCACCGATCGATTTTCCCGAGGAGGAGACAAAACAGAGGCTGGAGAGCCTGGATTACAGCGATCCGTTACTGTTACGCTTCGGTGTTTTCAGAAATTTTGCCAACAGGAAGGTGCACGAGTTAAGGCAGCAAATGATGCATGGGATTAATCCCGGTGAGATCGGCCCTGACAGTAGTATGATATATACAGTGCTGGCGGCTGACTCACTGTTCGTTCCTGAAATAAGGGATTTTATGATATATGATATGCTCAGGGCCAATATTGGATTTTCGGGTCCGGTCGGTGCCCGGCGGTCTGTTGAGCTTTTTACATCAATGAATAAAAACCCCTATTATACAGAGAGGCTAAACGAAGCCATGGCTCAGTGGGATATGCTTTCACCAGGCAGCCTTGTGCCCGATTTTACCTTCACCGATATTGACGGAAACAGTGTAAGGCTTAGTGACCTTTCGGGGAAGCTTATCTATATCGATATATGGGCAACATGGTGCGGTCCCTGCATTGCTGAGCATCCTCACTGGGACCGCCTGATTGAAAAATACGGTGACAATGATATCGCGTTCCTTGCAATTTCCATAGACGAATCACCCGCACCCTGGGAAAAGATGGTGAGAGAGAAGGAAATGAAAGGCTACAACTGGTATGCAGAAAATGCATGGCAGTCAGAAATCGCAACCCATTTTCTTATCAGGGGAATACCAAGGTTTATCCTGCTTGACCGGGAAAGAAGGATAATAGATCCGAATGCAGGCAGGCCCTCAGGCAATATCAGCGAATTGCTTGATCAGCATATTTAG
- a CDS encoding Fic family protein: MAYIYQHTDWPNFYWQNEKLLHLLGKVRNLQGKIVGRMNALGFDLVNQAVLETLTMDVIKSSEIEGEILDFKQVRSSIARRLGLDISGLVPSDRNVDGIVDMMMDASGNFDRPLTKERLFGWHNSLFPSGYSGLYKVLAGKWRDDSTGPMQVVSGAPGKEKVHFQAPEASNLEAEMECFLEWVNQNPKLDLVVKAGLAHLWFITLHPFEDGNGRIARAITDMILAQSDGQPQRFYSMSTQIRNERKAYYENLEKSQKGSLDVTDWLDWFLNCLLRALESSQIILQKVIFKHDFWNKNALLLENDRQKKVLNKLLDGIEGKLTTSKWAKMNKCSQDTALRDIQDLIDKGILMKSESGGRSTSYEIAN, from the coding sequence ATGGCGTATATCTATCAACATACTGATTGGCCTAACTTTTACTGGCAGAATGAAAAGCTTTTACATTTATTAGGTAAGGTTAGAAACCTTCAAGGGAAAATAGTTGGCAGAATGAATGCCCTTGGTTTTGATCTTGTCAATCAGGCTGTATTAGAAACTCTGACCATGGATGTAATAAAATCATCAGAGATTGAAGGAGAAATATTGGATTTTAAACAAGTCCGCTCATCCATTGCCAGGCGATTAGGTTTGGATATTTCCGGACTGGTCCCATCAGACAGGAATGTAGATGGAATTGTTGATATGATGATGGATGCATCTGGCAATTTTGATCGGCCTCTGACGAAAGAGAGGTTATTTGGGTGGCACAATTCCCTTTTTCCTTCTGGATATAGCGGTCTTTACAAAGTACTGGCCGGCAAATGGCGGGATGATTCTACCGGACCGATGCAAGTAGTTTCTGGTGCTCCGGGAAAAGAAAAGGTGCATTTTCAAGCACCAGAAGCTTCGAATCTTGAAGCAGAGATGGAATGCTTCCTTGAGTGGGTGAATCAAAATCCAAAATTAGATTTGGTTGTAAAAGCAGGATTAGCCCATCTTTGGTTTATTACCCTGCATCCTTTTGAGGATGGAAATGGACGCATTGCAAGGGCAATTACTGATATGATATTAGCTCAATCCGATGGTCAGCCTCAAAGGTTTTATAGTATGTCTACGCAAATAAGGAATGAAAGAAAGGCATATTATGAAAATTTAGAAAAATCACAGAAGGGGTCATTAGATGTAACAGACTGGTTAGACTGGTTTTTAAATTGCCTGTTACGTGCTTTGGAATCATCTCAAATAATCTTACAAAAGGTAATTTTCAAGCACGATTTTTGGAATAAAAATGCCCTGCTTCTTGAAAATGACCGGCAAAAGAAAGTATTAAACAAGCTTCTGGATGGCATTGAAGGTAAATTAACTACAAGTAAATGGGCAAAGATGAACAAGTGTTCGCAAGATACTGCATTAAGGGATATTCAGGATTTAATTGATAAAGGTATATTGATGAAATCAGAGAGTGGTGGCAGGAGTACAAGTTATGAAATTGCAAATTAA
- a CDS encoding deoxyribonuclease IV: MKYIGAHVSAAGGVENAPVNAHEIGARAFGLFTKNQRQWVAKPLEQKSIDAFKENCERYGYKPFQVLPHDSYLINLGHPEKPALEKSRAAFLDEMQRCEQLGLDRLNFHPGSHLNMTDEETCLRTIAESVNIALDKTRGVTAVIENTAGQGTNLGHTFEQIRFIIGHVEDRERVGVCIDTAHAYSAGYDIKTAEGFDKAFAEFDAVIGFGYLRGMHINDSKKELGSRVDRHDLIGKGTLGEDVFVRLMNDPRFDNIPIILETPDETRWKEEIAFLYGSLREKG; encoded by the coding sequence ATGAAGTATATAGGAGCACACGTAAGTGCAGCCGGTGGCGTTGAGAACGCTCCGGTCAATGCACACGAAATAGGGGCGAGGGCTTTCGGACTTTTTACAAAGAATCAACGGCAGTGGGTGGCAAAACCCCTTGAGCAGAAGAGCATAGATGCCTTTAAGGAGAACTGCGAAAGGTATGGTTACAAGCCTTTCCAGGTACTGCCCCACGACAGCTACCTTATAAACCTCGGCCATCCCGAAAAGCCGGCTCTTGAGAAATCCCGCGCCGCATTTCTTGACGAGATGCAGCGGTGTGAGCAACTCGGACTCGACCGGCTGAATTTCCATCCCGGGAGCCATCTGAACATGACTGATGAGGAGACCTGCCTGCGCACAATTGCCGAATCGGTAAACATTGCCCTTGACAAAACCAGGGGGGTGACCGCCGTGATCGAGAATACCGCCGGCCAGGGCACCAACCTGGGACACACCTTTGAGCAGATAAGGTTCATAATCGGCCATGTGGAGGACAGGGAGAGGGTTGGGGTTTGCATCGACACCGCCCATGCCTATTCGGCGGGCTATGATATTAAAACGGCCGAAGGCTTTGATAAAGCTTTCGCGGAATTTGACGCCGTGATCGGCTTCGGCTACCTGAGGGGGATGCACATCAACGATTCAAAGAAGGAGCTGGGCAGCAGGGTCGACAGGCACGACCTGATTGGGAAGGGAACACTTGGCGAGGATGTTTTCGTGCGCCTGATGAACGACCCGCGGTTTGACAACATACCGATAATACTCGAAACCCCCGACGAAACCCGCTGGAAGGAGGAGATCGCCTTTCTCTACGGGTCATTAAGGGAAAAGGGGTAA
- a CDS encoding carboxypeptidase regulatory-like domain-containing protein: MILRPKYFCFLGIITFVVFNPGSRAAYGAYTTEDIRKLTGAVVQQEDSSAIPNAHVINITMKTGVPSGSDGIFAINIRQGDSLYFQAIGFESRTVYVSEEFFNRPGNVIIVLEKMVYDITGIDIYLLPRSYEEFKQRFINLDTLPDYSNLLDSPARALPDEHPTGVPIFSPVTFFYNLFSREGKELRKYKETLEREALARRIEKVLNHDVVRNLTGLEDEDEIMHFLSFCGLSVQFILDSKEYEVYETILDCYERYKDVKPE; the protein is encoded by the coding sequence ATGATACTGCGGCCAAAATATTTCTGTTTTCTGGGTATAATAACATTTGTGGTTTTTAATCCAGGTAGCAGGGCTGCCTACGGTGCCTATACAACTGAAGATATCCGGAAACTTACAGGAGCGGTCGTGCAGCAGGAGGATTCATCTGCCATTCCCAATGCGCATGTAATTAATATTACAATGAAAACCGGGGTACCTTCCGGTTCTGACGGCATATTTGCTATTAATATAAGACAAGGCGATAGTTTGTATTTCCAGGCCATAGGTTTTGAAAGCCGAACTGTATATGTGTCAGAGGAGTTTTTTAACAGGCCCGGTAATGTGATTATTGTGTTGGAGAAAATGGTGTATGATATTACTGGTATCGACATCTACCTGTTGCCCAGATCATATGAAGAATTCAAGCAGCGATTCATTAACCTGGACACCCTTCCCGATTATTCCAACCTTCTGGATTCTCCTGCCAGGGCTCTGCCTGATGAGCACCCAACCGGAGTTCCGATTTTCAGTCCGGTCACCTTTTTTTATAATCTCTTCAGCAGAGAGGGAAAGGAGTTGCGGAAATATAAGGAAACACTTGAACGGGAAGCGCTGGCCCGCAGGATAGAAAAGGTTCTCAACCATGATGTTGTCAGGAATCTGACAGGGCTGGAGGATGAGGATGAGATAATGCATTTTCTGAGTTTTTGCGGACTTTCTGTTCAGTTTATTCTGGATTCAAAGGAGTATGAAGTTTATGAAACCATTCTTGATTGTTACGAACGGTATAAGGATGTGAAGCCTGAGTAA
- a CDS encoding tetratricopeptide repeat protein, which yields MTLIAGTMQKSLTPVQALLKLAAMLCILFFALPVPGMGQTAEDLVRSGLARSTAGDHAGASEYYSRAIATDDGFSEAYVLRARSEYLLSNFTGAITDLNNAIRIDPEFTEAYMLRGRARDATGDHKGAIDDYQVVIDMNPAFAEGYILRGRSRYAMAMYEEAIADLDRATEIDPSYAEVYLLRGLARDALGLHSDAIRDYSAAIELNSGYAEAWYKRGISRFLNGDVSGAVDDFTSALEIDNRFAGAWYNRGLAFYMLDKRAEACADWHVAAGLGAPDAMVTLDELCGKQ from the coding sequence ATGACACTGATAGCCGGCACCATGCAAAAATCCTTAACTCCTGTTCAGGCGCTGTTAAAGCTCGCAGCCATGCTGTGCATACTGTTTTTTGCTTTACCGGTACCCGGCATGGGGCAAACGGCCGAAGATCTTGTGCGGAGCGGACTTGCAAGGAGTACTGCAGGCGACCATGCAGGCGCCTCGGAGTACTACTCCCGGGCCATAGCAACCGACGACGGATTTTCAGAGGCATACGTGCTCAGGGCGCGTTCCGAATACCTGCTTTCCAACTTCACAGGGGCAATAACCGACCTGAACAATGCTATCAGGATTGACCCCGAATTTACCGAGGCTTACATGCTGCGGGGCCGGGCAAGGGATGCCACGGGTGATCACAAAGGTGCAATTGACGATTACCAGGTTGTTATTGACATGAATCCCGCTTTCGCGGAAGGGTACATCCTGCGGGGCAGATCCAGGTATGCAATGGCAATGTACGAGGAGGCAATAGCTGACCTTGACAGGGCAACAGAGATAGATCCCTCATATGCAGAGGTTTATTTGTTGCGCGGACTGGCACGGGATGCGCTGGGCCTGCACAGCGATGCCATAAGGGACTATTCGGCTGCTATTGAATTAAATTCCGGCTATGCTGAAGCATGGTACAAGCGGGGCATCTCAAGGTTCCTGAATGGCGATGTATCCGGTGCCGTAGATGATTTTACCAGTGCCCTGGAGATCGACAACAGGTTTGCCGGTGCCTGGTATAACAGGGGACTTGCTTTCTATATGCTTGACAAGAGGGCGGAAGCCTGCGCGGACTGGCATGTGGCGGCCGGACTCGGTGCTCCTGATGCAATGGTTACCCTTGATGAACTTTGCGGTAAACAATAA
- a CDS encoding glyoxylate/hydroxypyruvate reductase A codes for MAIHVVCDLENIEPWVRALKNADSSVEVVTIDNVTDKSSVEFVLAWTYPHGMFEQYPELKTISSMGAGVDHLMNDPLLPPEVSVVRLVDPLLSQDIYEFSLAVIMSRMRRLSLFRDMQSQKIWKRKRYMRIADVTIGIMGTGVIGNHIATQLHNAGFRVAGWSRTPGEPAPYRKYHGKSQMDRFLGETNILICLLPLTPETENILNRETLEKLPEGSWLINIGRGGHLVDNDLMELLDSGHLDGANLDVFREEPLPASHPFWDHPKIEITPHMASLPLPASVAPQIIDNYHRTLNNKPLLNKVDRNRGY; via the coding sequence ATGGCAATACACGTAGTTTGTGACCTTGAGAATATTGAGCCCTGGGTAAGGGCCCTGAAAAACGCTGACAGCTCGGTTGAAGTTGTAACCATTGACAATGTTACAGACAAGTCGTCTGTTGAGTTTGTACTGGCGTGGACTTACCCGCACGGAATGTTCGAACAATACCCTGAACTGAAAACCATCTCTTCTATGGGTGCGGGGGTTGACCATCTTATGAACGACCCCCTCCTGCCCCCGGAGGTGAGCGTAGTGCGTCTTGTCGACCCACTGCTTTCACAGGATATCTACGAATTCTCACTGGCAGTAATAATGAGCAGGATGCGAAGGCTCTCCTTATTCAGGGATATGCAGAGCCAGAAGATCTGGAAACGGAAACGGTACATGCGCATAGCCGATGTCACTATCGGTATAATGGGTACCGGGGTCATTGGGAACCATATTGCAACACAGCTCCATAATGCCGGTTTCCGGGTAGCGGGATGGTCAAGAACACCAGGCGAACCTGCCCCTTACAGAAAATATCACGGGAAGTCACAGATGGACCGTTTCCTTGGTGAAACGAACATACTTATATGCCTGCTCCCGCTCACCCCTGAAACAGAGAACATCCTGAACAGGGAAACCCTGGAGAAGCTGCCGGAAGGATCATGGCTGATCAACATAGGGAGGGGTGGCCACCTGGTTGACAACGACCTGATGGAACTGCTGGATTCAGGACATCTTGACGGTGCAAACCTTGACGTTTTCAGGGAAGAACCGCTGCCCGCAAGCCATCCCTTCTGGGACCATCCCAAAATAGAGATAACCCCTCACATGGCCAGCCTGCCATTGCCGGCCTCGGTAGCGCCCCAGATAATTGACAATTACCACCGTACATTGAATAACAAACCGCTTCTGAATAAAGTGGACCGGAACAGAGGGTACTGA
- a CDS encoding NAD(P)-dependent alcohol dehydrogenase — MKALVINKYGGPEQLRAEEVAIPERGKSELLVRIHAAGVNPVDFKIRNGSMKFITGSRFPRILGGDIAGVVEQADPRSSYRPGDKVFGMLSLKGGGYAEFVTMKESQVCLIPEGLGMTDAASVPLAALTALQALRKGGNIQPGDRVLVNGASGGVGIFAVQIAKAEGAHVTAVCSARNTEFVSSLGADKVIDYNSEDFTKGRTRYKKVFDAVAKSSFYKCSKILEKGGRYITTVPNKGLFFFQSLNFTRSKKAGFIMAKPSGSDLGFIAGLIEQGLLRTYVQKVFPLEEGSAAHELIETERVRGKLVLSVI, encoded by the coding sequence ATGAAGGCGTTGGTAATTAATAAGTATGGCGGACCGGAACAACTGAGGGCCGAGGAAGTTGCCATCCCCGAAAGGGGTAAAAGCGAGTTGCTGGTCAGGATTCACGCTGCGGGTGTCAACCCGGTGGACTTCAAGATAAGGAACGGTTCAATGAAATTTATTACCGGGAGCAGGTTCCCGCGTATACTGGGTGGCGACATTGCCGGTGTGGTTGAACAGGCTGACCCCAGATCATCATACCGGCCCGGTGATAAGGTGTTTGGAATGCTATCCCTTAAAGGAGGAGGGTATGCCGAATTTGTGACAATGAAAGAGAGCCAGGTATGCCTTATTCCCGAAGGGCTGGGCATGACCGATGCGGCATCCGTACCTCTGGCAGCTCTAACAGCCCTGCAGGCATTGCGCAAGGGCGGGAATATCCAGCCGGGCGACAGGGTACTCGTGAACGGAGCATCAGGCGGAGTGGGAATATTTGCAGTGCAGATAGCAAAGGCTGAAGGGGCTCATGTTACTGCTGTCTGCAGTGCAAGGAATACCGAATTTGTAAGTTCCCTGGGAGCAGACAAGGTGATCGATTACAACTCTGAAGACTTTACAAAAGGCAGGACCAGGTATAAAAAGGTTTTTGATGCAGTTGCGAAAAGCTCGTTTTACAAATGCAGCAAAATTCTTGAAAAAGGCGGAAGATATATTACAACGGTGCCAAACAAGGGTCTGTTCTTTTTCCAGTCCCTCAACTTCACCAGAAGCAAGAAAGCGGGTTTCATAATGGCAAAACCCTCCGGCAGCGACCTGGGGTTTATCGCCGGACTTATTGAGCAGGGGCTGCTGAGAACATATGTGCAGAAGGTATTCCCGCTTGAAGAGGGATCCGCCGCCCATGAACTGATCGAAACAGAGAGGGTGCGTGGCAAGCTTGTGCTGTCGGTCATCTGA
- a CDS encoding quinonprotein alcohol dehydrogenase, producing the protein MLKLLLKHKKQILFFNLAVLTNTQAAMKRLSLRILILIFPAMLYSCSGPVKQENWTHFRGSDLRAIAAVEHVPVTWDEETNIAWKVPIHGRGWSSPVVYGDQVWVTTANREGTELSAVCVDFGSGRIIHDILVFSFDDAIRKHDINSFASPTPAIEEGFVYVHYGSMGTACINTADGSVVWTRTDLECNHIQGPGSSAFLYNDLLILHYEGVDVRFLVGLDKRTGETVWKTHRQEEPYEAIPWIGTKAYVTPLLVNVNGRDMIISNGSAIINAFDPGTGEEIWSIIRGAESTVAMPFEEDGIVYFETGFKVHEGRDRFSEMWAVDPDGRGDIAETNVLWKKRIPPMPLSTPVIIDGLIYTVDASRVMRCFDARTGDDVWEHRLRSQFNSSPVYAAGKIYFSSTRGETIVIEQGRELNIVAENKLDGEIWATPAFLRNSIILRTDSHLYRIAEI; encoded by the coding sequence ATGTTAAAATTGCTCTTAAAGCATAAAAAGCAGATCTTGTTTTTTAATTTAGCGGTACTCACCAATACCCAGGCAGCAATGAAAAGGCTCTCATTAAGAATACTGATTTTGATATTCCCGGCAATGTTATACTCATGCAGCGGACCAGTCAAACAGGAAAACTGGACCCATTTCAGGGGCAGCGATCTCAGGGCCATAGCCGCTGTTGAACATGTTCCGGTAACCTGGGACGAGGAGACGAACATTGCATGGAAAGTACCAATTCACGGCAGGGGATGGTCATCTCCCGTGGTTTACGGAGACCAGGTATGGGTGACGACTGCCAACAGGGAAGGCACCGAATTGTCGGCTGTTTGTGTAGATTTCGGCAGCGGCAGGATAATTCATGACATTCTTGTGTTTTCATTTGATGATGCGATAAGGAAACATGACATAAACAGCTTTGCCTCACCCACTCCTGCAATCGAAGAGGGATTCGTTTATGTTCATTACGGAAGCATGGGTACGGCATGCATCAATACGGCCGACGGGTCGGTGGTATGGACACGGACCGATCTTGAATGTAATCACATACAGGGGCCGGGCTCATCGGCATTCCTCTACAATGATCTGCTCATTCTGCACTACGAAGGTGTTGATGTCAGGTTCCTGGTTGGACTGGACAAACGCACCGGAGAGACGGTATGGAAAACACACCGGCAGGAAGAGCCATACGAGGCAATTCCATGGATAGGCACCAAGGCTTACGTAACTCCCTTACTGGTAAATGTTAACGGCAGAGACATGATCATTTCCAACGGTTCTGCCATTATCAATGCTTTTGATCCGGGTACAGGCGAAGAGATATGGAGCATAATCAGGGGTGCCGAGTCAACAGTTGCCATGCCTTTTGAGGAAGACGGAATTGTCTATTTCGAGACCGGGTTCAAGGTTCATGAGGGAAGGGACAGGTTCTCGGAGATGTGGGCAGTCGATCCTGACGGAAGGGGAGATATTGCCGAAACCAACGTGTTGTGGAAAAAACGGATTCCGCCAATGCCTCTTTCCACCCCGGTGATAATTGACGGACTGATCTATACTGTTGATGCCTCAAGGGTTATGAGATGCTTTGATGCCAGAACGGGCGATGATGTATGGGAGCACAGGCTGAGGAGCCAGTTCAACTCTTCCCCGGTTTATGCTGCCGGAAAAATCTATTTCAGCTCGACAAGAGGTGAAACCATCGTAATTGAGCAGGGAAGAGAACTCAATATTGTGGCTGAGAATAAACTTGACGGCGAGATATGGGCGACGCCCGCATTTTTGAGGAACAGCATAATTTTGCGGACTGACTCACACCTGTACCGGATTGCAGAGATCTGA
- a CDS encoding sulfatase, translated as MRVSITFNYIAVKSTNIPAMSITLRKLPLGVIPFAMFSCSEAEQDKLPEFRNVVVIISDDHAWHSQGSYGNEHIRTPQLDRLASEGILFTNAYCNSPICSASRQSMLTGKYPQATGVTLLFTPFRETGNTTIAHHLGNHGFKSKLIGKTHFNHWIWYPVWEEWPKMGFDSIMEAGVHRNWLSDKERQPLPEGMDFYERISPLIDPAGFWNAGNLPHPVYDGESEGVFFAREAIEFMEANKDGRFLLWLSFNEPHAPFHYPVEFAGKYDPSEVPLPAGSPEDERWVPEIFRDLTEDERRGIMAAYYTCVEYMDRNIGMVIDALEDMGIRENTLIVYLSDNGYLLNHHSRFEKHTMWAESVKIPWIISGNGLQQGVVSDAIIEGVDLVPTICDLLGLPPIEEAQGISYRSLLAGSREELKKYAYSIYLEDNMAMVSSKEWKYVFMTGKRDLGLEYATGYGAPGITHFLYDLKNDPGETRNLAAEPDRQEILADMQKELLRWFLETHPDAGVMPERLSMEGRLAWFCEPRDVGAEHGGTPLRVFRD; from the coding sequence ATGCGGGTTTCAATAACCTTTAATTATATTGCAGTGAAATCAACCAATATACCAGCCATGTCAATTACTCTGAGAAAACTTCCTTTAGGTGTCATACCTTTTGCAATGTTCTCATGCAGTGAGGCAGAGCAGGATAAACTACCTGAATTCCGGAATGTTGTCGTTATAATAAGTGACGATCATGCCTGGCACAGCCAGGGAAGCTACGGTAACGAACATATCCGGACTCCGCAGCTGGACCGGCTCGCCTCCGAAGGTATCTTGTTCACAAATGCCTATTGCAACTCCCCGATCTGCTCGGCCTCCAGGCAATCAATGCTTACCGGCAAGTATCCGCAGGCTACAGGTGTAACACTGCTGTTCACCCCATTCAGGGAAACCGGGAATACCACTATTGCTCATCACCTGGGTAATCATGGATTTAAATCAAAGCTTATAGGTAAAACTCATTTTAACCACTGGATATGGTATCCTGTCTGGGAAGAGTGGCCGAAAATGGGTTTTGATTCGATCATGGAAGCCGGGGTACACCGCAACTGGCTGAGTGATAAGGAAAGGCAACCCCTTCCTGAAGGAATGGATTTTTATGAGAGGATCAGTCCCCTGATCGATCCTGCTGGTTTCTGGAATGCCGGCAACCTGCCGCATCCTGTTTATGACGGGGAGTCAGAGGGAGTGTTCTTTGCACGTGAAGCAATTGAATTTATGGAGGCAAATAAAGATGGACGGTTCCTTCTATGGCTTTCCTTTAATGAACCACATGCGCCGTTTCACTACCCGGTTGAATTTGCCGGAAAATATGACCCTTCGGAAGTACCCCTGCCGGCAGGCAGTCCGGAAGACGAGAGATGGGTGCCGGAGATTTTCCGGGACCTGACCGAAGATGAGCGCCGCGGTATCATGGCCGCCTACTATACCTGCGTGGAATACATGGACAGGAACATTGGAATGGTGATAGATGCTCTTGAAGACATGGGTATAAGGGAAAATACCCTGATAGTTTACCTGAGTGACAACGGCTACCTGCTGAACCATCACAGTCGGTTTGAGAAACACACCATGTGGGCCGAATCGGTAAAGATACCATGGATCATTTCCGGCAACGGGCTTCAGCAGGGTGTTGTGAGCGATGCCATTATTGAAGGAGTTGACCTTGTTCCCACCATTTGCGACCTGCTCGGTCTGCCCCCGATTGAGGAAGCGCAGGGCATAAGCTACCGCAGCCTCCTCGCAGGCAGCCGTGAAGAACTGAAGAAGTATGCCTATTCAATATACCTGGAAGATAATATGGCAATGGTAAGCAGCAAGGAGTGGAAATATGTGTTTATGACAGGCAAGCGGGATCTGGGTCTCGAATATGCAACCGGGTATGGCGCCCCGGGTATCACTCATTTTCTTTATGACCTGAAAAATGATCCTGGAGAAACCAGGAATCTTGCAGCCGAACCCGACCGGCAGGAAATCCTTGCTGATATGCAGAAAGAGCTGCTGCGATGGTTTCTTGAAACCCACCCGGATGCCGGGGTAATGCCGGAAAGGCTTTCCATGGAAGGCAGGCTGGCCTGGTTCTGTGAACCAAGGGATGTCGGTGCCGAACACGGCGGCACCCCGCTGAGGGTTTTCCGGGATTAA